The window GATGCTGCGGGTATTGGCCCTGAAATTATTATTAAATCATTAGCTGAGGGAGAACTCGTAGGAGCACCTGTCGTCGTCATTGGTTGTGCGGCGACCTTCCAACGGCTAATCAATTTAGACATCGTTCCGAAAATCACTATTAATGTGATAAACCAAGTCAGTGAAGCACAATTTGCTGAAGGAGTGATTAATGTCATTAATGAACCATTAGAAAAGCCCGAAACGCTAATACCAGGCAAAGTACAAGCCCAATCTGGGGATCTGGCTTTTCGTTGTATCAAACGAGCAACCGAATTAGCACTCGCTGGGGAAGTCAAAGCGATTGCAACTGCGCCTTTAAATAAAGAAGCATTACATTTAGCAGGGCATAACTACCCTGGTCATACTGAATTACTTGCACAACTCACCAACACCAAAGATTACGCAATGGTGTTATATACTGAAAAATTGAAAGTGATCCACGTCACGACTCACATCGCTTTACGAACATTTTTAGACACCTTAAACAGTGAGCGCATTGCAACAGTAGCACGTATGGCGGCACAATTTTTACAACGTGTTGGTTATGACAAACCTCGTATCGCCATCGCAGGCGTTAATCCGCACGCAGGGGAAAATGGCTTATTTGGTAATGAAGAAATCGTATATTTACAACCTGCTATAAAACAGGTAAGGTCTGAGGGTATTGATGTTTATGGTCCTTGTCCGCCGGATACGGTGTTTTTACAAGCTTATCAAGGGCAATATGACATTGTTGTTGCCATGTACCATGATCAAGGGCACATCCCATTGAAATTATTAGGTTTCTATGATGGTGTCAACATCACGGCTGGTTTACCTTTCCTACGTACCTCTGCGGATCATGGAACCGCATTTGATATTGCATGGACAGGTAAAGCAAATCCTGAGAGCATGGCTATCTCCCTTAAATTAGCAATGAACGTAGTGTAACCAATGAGTGGAATGGATAGACTTGATTTAATCCTTGAGTATCTGAAACAACATAACCTAGTCACTGTCGAAGAACTCGTTCAGGCGCTATCCGTTTCCGCTGCAACCATCCGCCGTGATCTGATCAAACTCAATGAACAAGGGGTGATCACTCGCACTCATGGCAGTGTTAGCCTTAACCGCTTTATCCCTGTTCAGCCAACTACTTTTGAAAAAAACCAACTCAATTTAAAAGAAAAACGAGCAATTGCAAAAGCGGCTGCACGTTTAATTTCACCGGGTGACACCGTGCTATTAGATGCGGGAACCACCATGTTAGAGTTAGCGCGTGAACTCACTCATATGACACTTCGAGTGGTCACTGTCGACCTCCACATTGCGCTGTTCTTATCTGAATTTAAGCAAATTGAAGTCACCATTATTGGTGGACGAATTGATGATAGCAGCCAATCCTGCATAGGCGATCACGGTCGGGTGTTACTTCGTGGCATCTACCCTAATATAGCTTTTATTAGTTGCAATTCTTGGAGTTTAGAAAAAGGGATCACAACACCGACAGAAGAAAAATCTGGGTTAAAACATGACCTGATTGCCAATGCCACTCGCTCTGTCATGTTGGCTGATAGCAGTAAGTATGGAAAGTGGTCGCTATTTCGTGTTGCACATATGGATGAACTTACCCATATTATCACTGACAGTAATCTCCCACCGGACATTCAAAAACAGTTCCAAGCACAGTGTGGTGCAGAACTGATACTTGCCCCTGCAATTAAAAACAGTTAATTACCCTCCACCAAATAGTTATCCTAATTTTTAACTTGGTTAGTTATTTTTTGCTGGAAATTGACAAATAGTCCTATAATTGTTGCAGAATTGTCTTATTATGTTACTCCCAATAAGAGTATAAAGTAACTCTGGGTTTTATACTCTCTAAATGGAGCTTTATATATGCGTAATACTCGAATTCTTTCAGCTATTGCTTTAGCATCTATTTTTCTATCACAACCTGTATTCGCTGCAAAAACGGATACCTACAACTGTGAAGGACAAAAAATAAAAGCATCATTCCCAAATGATAAAACTGCTGTCATTCTGTATAGCGATGAACTCATCGTGTTTAAAGAAGCACCGAGCGCAAGTGGAGCTCGTTATGTGGGTGAAAACTTCCAAATCTGGACAAAAGGCAACAATGAATTTAATTTATCCACCATTTCAGAAGAAGATGTTGTGAAAGGTCGCGCTACTGACGATAAAGGCCGCACCTGTAAGTTAGTCAAATAAGTATCACTCTCTACTCCATGTTTAAGGTTACATATTGTGTAGCCTTAAACATTCAATCTAATATCTCCCTGCCGCAATACCTATTTTCAAATTATGGGTAATAGTAAATAAAGAAAAATGATATTAAATGAATTTGGTCATTTAAATATCACCACTTATAAGTTAATCATTTGATAAATATTTACGTACCAATTATATCTGCAATTATACAAATAAAACAAAGAGATAGTCATATTAAATCGTGGCTATCTCTTTTTAAATTGCCATTAAAAAAAAATTCTTGACCTTCCCCTTAAGGTAAACATTAGGCTTTATGCATGATGATACTAAGAGGATAACTACATGACTAATCTATCTCAATCTTCAGTCAATAGACTAAGCTTACCCGTTGAAGGGATGACCTGCGCATCCTGTGTGGGCCGTGTCGAACGCGCCTTAAAAGCAGCTGAAAATATTGACACCGCGGTTGTTAATTTAGCCACTGAACGGGCAGATATTACGTTTAAAGGGCCTGTAAATGTCGAAGTGGCTATCCAAGCTATTGAGAGCTCAGGTTATAAGGTCGGAGAAGAAACAACCGATTTGGGCATCGAAGAGATGACCTGTGCATCTTGTGTGGGTCGCGTTGAAAAAGCGCTTTCTCAAATACCCGGCGTAATTGAAGCCAATGTCAATTTAGCGACAGAGCGCGCACATATTCGTCACCTATCAGGCGCAGTGACAATAGCAGATTTAGAAGCTGCGGTTGTGCAGGCAGGTTATAAACCTCGCCGTTTATCCGAGACAAGCACCAACGGAAATGACCAAGCTGATGATCGTCGTGAGCAAGAAGAACGTTCTTTACGTCGGTCGTTATATACTGCGGCAATATTTACATTGCCTGTCTTTATTATTGAAATGGGTTCTCACTTTATTCCAGGTATCCACCACTGGGTTGCTGATAACCTCGGGCAACAACTTAATTGGTATATCCAATTTATATTAGCCACTATTGTCTTATTTGGACCAGGCTTACGCTTTTTCCAAAAAGGTGTTCCAGCATTACTCCGTGCCGCACCTGATATGAATTCATTGGTTGCCGTAGGGACAGCGGCCGCATATGGCTATTCTGTTGTCGCCACATTTACGCCGCAAATTCTCCCCGCAGGGACAGCGAATGTCTATTTCGAAGCTGCGGTCGTGATCGTGACATTAATTCTACTTGGTCGCACATTAGAAGCTCGCGCTAAAGGGAAAACCTCTCAGGCAATTAAACGCCTTGTTGGTCTACAAGCTAAAACAGCTCGAGTGCAACGTAATGGTGAAATGATTGAAATTCCCCTTGATCAAGTCGCAATGGATGACATTGTTTTTGTGCGACCTGGTGAAAAAATTCCTGTCGATGGTACCGTCATCGAAGGAGCTTCTTATGTTGATGAAAGCATGATCACTGGTGAACCCATCCCTGTCTCAAAAGAGATCGGTTCTGAAGTTGTCGGTGGCACCATCAATAAAACGGGAGCATTTAGTTTCCGTGTTACTCAAATTGGTTCAAATACCGTTTTGGCGCAAATTATTCGTTTAGTTGAAGAAGCCCAAGGGTCGAAACTTCCTATTCAAGCACTCGTCGATAAAGTCACGATGTGGTTTGTTCCCGCAGTAATGGCTGGTGCCATCATCACCTTCTTTATTTGGCTAATTTTTGGTCCAAATCCTGCACTCACTTTTGCCTTAATTAATGCCGTTGCGGTTTTAATTATTGCATGTCCTTGTGCGATGGGACTTGCAACGCCAACATCGATTATGGTCGGTACTGGGCGAGCAGCAGAATTAGGAGTTCTTTTCCGTAAAGGTGAAGCATTACAGGCTTTGCGTGATGTTAGTGTTGTCGCTTTGGATAAAACAGGGACTTTGACAAAAGGTCGTCCTGAATTAACCGACCTGATCCCATCTGAAGGGTTTGAATATAACGAAGTTTTAGCCTTAGTCGCTGCCATTGAAACTCGCTCTGAACACCCCATTGCTGAAGCGATTGTTGCTGCGGCGAAAGAGAAAGGGATCACACTTGCGACCATTGAAGAATTTGAAGCTATACCTGGATTTGGCATTTCAGCACAAGTTGGCGGTCGTTCGGTTTCGGTAGGAGCCGACCGATTTATGAAACAGCTTGGTTTAGAGGTCAGTCAATTCCAACAAACTGCTTTACGTTTAGGTGAACAAGGTAAAAGCCCACTATATGCCGCAATTGATGGACGTTTAGCTGCCATTATTGCCGTCGCTGACCCTATGAAAGAAACCACACCAGACGCCATTAAAGCACTGCATGATTTAGGGCTCAAAGTCGCCATGATCACCGGTGATAATGCAGCGACCGCTGCCGCAATCGCAAAACAACTTGGTATTGATGAAGTGGCAGCGGAAGTCCTACCTGACGGTAAAGTTGCCGCTTTAAAACAGTTCCGTAGCAATGGTAATAAAGTCGCTTTTGTGGGGGATGGTATTAATGATGCACCAGCACTTGCAGAAGCCGATGTTGGATTAGCCATCGGAACAGGAACAGATGTTGCTATTGAAGCTGCCGATGTTGTCTTAATGTCAGGTGACTTACGTGGCGTTGTTGATGCGATTGCGTTAAGCCAAGCTACCATCCGTAATATCAAACAAAATCTGTTTTGGGCATTTGCTTATAACGCACTGTTGATCCCAGTAGCCGCTGGCTTGTTGTACCCAATTAATGGAACGTTGCTTTCACCAATCTTAGCGGCAGCAGCAATGGCGCTTTCTAGTGTCTTTGTATTGGGTAACGCCTTACGCCTTAAACGCTTTCAAGCACCGATGACAACAATCTCGGCTAAATAGAAATCCACAAGCCAGACAGTAATTTCGTTCTGGCTTCCATTATCTAAGGAGAACGTAATGGCATTAACTTCGCAACCCCATATTACAATTTATACCACCCCTACCTGCCCAGATTGCCACTCGTTAAAAGAGTGGTTGATTAAACAGCAACTGACTTTTGAAGAGCGAGATCTCACAGACCCAGAAATTATGGCAGAAGCAAAAGCACGAACTGGCGTTCGTGTCGCGCCAATCACACTCATTGGAGAACAGGTATTTTACGGCACTTTTTTATCACAAAAACCAAACCTTATCATGGCGCTTCAACACGGGCATGAGAAGTAATAAATACCGAGTTCCAAAGGATATCATACTGTTAAAGGGGGAATAATGATGAATATTGGTCAAGCAGCCAAACTTTCCGGTATCTCAGCAAAAATGATCCGTTACTATGAGCAAACAGGTTTGCTGCCAAAGGCAAAGCGAACAGATAAAGGTTATCGTCATTATACGCAATCAGATCTTGAAAGTTTTCGCCTCATTCGCCGTGCTCGCCATTTAGGCTTTTCCAGTGAACAAATCGCTACCTTACTGGTGTTATGGAAAGATAACCAGCGAGCGAGTGCTCACGTGAAAACAATGGCACTCACACATTTAGCGGAACTTAATAAAAAAATCAATGAACTACAGGATATGGCTAAAACACTTGAACATCTAGCACTCAATTGCCAAGGCAATGATCAGCCAGACTGTTCGATTATCGCTGAGCTTGTTAAACCTGTCAGTGACAAAGTGGAAAACAATCCCAAATTTCCACGATTTACTCCTCCTACACCTACGTAACCATCATTTTTTAACGCATAGCGATATCTACTATTGACCTTGCCACGATGGAAAGGCGTAAATTAATCAGTAACCCTCAACAAAATAAGGAAAACAATATGATGAATTTTACTATCCCCAACATGACCTGTGGTGGCTGTGCAAAATCAGTCACAAAAGTCATATTAGAACTCGATGAAAAAGCGATCGTCGAAACCGACCCGGCTAATCGCAAGGTGCAAATACAGACCCAAGCTGAGGAGAATGTCTTACGCACAGCTTTAAAAGAAGCTGGCTATCCTGTTGATCCTGCATAATTATCTGTTTTAATTAATCAACACAGTAAAAACTGATCTTTAGTTTTTACTGTGTATCTCTTGGCACTGTTGATCTTTCCTGCTGATTTTTACCGTTAAAAAGGTCAAAAAGCGATCCCAAGAATGGCTATATGTCTCCGTCGTGCTGACTGACAACAATTTGAATTAAGTATTGTCCCTAAACGCTGCCCTATGGGTTCGATTAAAGCACGTTTCACTTATTTGATGCTATGTTGAGAGGCCCTTGCCGAATTAACTTGGCGGTGAACCCCTCCCCTTGGCTAACATAGCTTTAATTCGAATAACAGTTGGCCATCAACGATAAACAGCCTCTAGCAATCCCTCCCATAAGTCTTAATGATAAAAATTTAGATAAACTGCACTTTTATAAACAATCTCAGTGTAAACATTGTTAACTCGCTCATACTTTTCGCTCAATGGTATTTAAAAGGTATTATTAAGTGGTATTGTCATTCTTGTACTCTACAACACCTATAATTAGTCATATAAAGGAATGAAAGATGAAAAAAAACACAGCAAAACTCTCATTCATGATGTTCATTGAATGGTTTATATGGGGCGCTTGGTTTGTCCCTTTATGGCTATTTTTGAACAAAAGTGGCTTTACGCCATCACAAATTGCTTGGTCTTACGCGTGTACCGCTATTGCAGCCATTATCTCTCCAATCCTTGTTGGCTCAATAACTGACCGCTTTTTTGCAGCCCAAAAGGTGCTGGCTATATTGATGTTTGCAGGTGCTACACTGATGTACCTAGCTGCACAACAAACTGAGTTTTCAACCTTTTTCCCGCTTTTACTGGCTTATGCATTAACTTATATGCCTACCATTGCACTCACCAATAGTATCGCATTTTCTAACGTTGAAGATGTTGAGCGTGATTATCCTCGGATCCGTGTGATGGGGACTATTGGCTGGATTGCATCAGGGATTGTATGTGGCTTCCTACCGACTATGATGGGCTATGGCGATATTTCAGCAACCAATATTCCATTATTGATCACCGCTGCTAGCTCAGCTTTACTTGGCTTTTTCACGTTCTTTTTACCTAACACGCCGCCAAAAGGCACGGGAAAGATGAGCGTCAAAGTCATGCTTGGATTAGACGCTATCGTTTTATTAAGAGATCGCAATTTCTTAGTCTTTTTTGTGTGTTCTTTCCTCTTTGCTATGCCTTTGGCGTTTTATTACATTTTCGCTAATGGCTATCTCACTGAAGTTGGAATGAAAAATGCGACAGGCTGGATGACACTAGGGCAGTTCTCTGAGATCTTCTTTATGTTAGCCTTACCATTTTTCACCAAACGCTTTGGTATTAAAAAGGTATTATTACTAGGGTTAATTACTGCCGCAATCCGCTATGCATTCTTTATCTATGGCGATGCCGATCATATTTTTACTTACGGATTATTGTTCTTAGGTATTTTATTGCACGGCGTAAGCTACGATTTTTACTATGTAACCGCCTACATTTATGTCGACAAAAAAACACCTGTTCATATGCGCACCGCTGCTCAAGGCTTGATAACACTGTGCTGTCAAGGATTTGGTAGCTTACTAGGTTATAGCTTAGGTGGGCAGATGATGGAAAAATTATTTGCCTATGGAGAGCCCGTTGGCGGCCAAACCTTTAATTGGGCAGGTATGTGGGGCTTCGGTACCGCCATGATCGTTATCATTACGATTATCTTCATACTGATGTTTAAAGAATCCGATCGTGATATTCAACAAATTAATATTCACAAAGATGAAGCAAACCCGATATCCCATTAATCAGTAAAGGTGTTTCCCTTATTACCATGGGTTTAATATCACTAAAAAAAGCCAAGTAATCGTTAAAATTTAAGGAATTACAATGAACAAAGAGAACCGTATTTTAGGCACGTTTTATGGCCAAGCATTAGGTGATGCAATGGGAATGCCCTCTGAATTATGGCCCCGTTCACGGGTAAAATCTCATTTTGGTTGGATTGATCATTTCTTACCCGGACCAAAGGAAAATAATGCGGCTTGCTATTTTAATACGGCAGAATTTACCGATGATACTTCCATGGCATTAGCACTTGCTGATGCCATTATCGAACGTGGCGGTGAAATTGATCCTGAACTAATTGGTCGTCATATTTTAACCTGGGTGGAGGCATTCGATGCCTTTAATAAAAATGTCTTGGGGCCTACATCTAAAATTGCGTTAAATGCGATAAAACAAGGGACACCGATTGCTCAACTAGACAATAATGGTATGACAAACGGCGCTGCCATGCGGGTTTCACCTTTGGGCTGTCTATTACCTACCCATTCTATTGATAATTTTATTGATCAAATTGCGCTGGCGTCCTCCCCTACACATAAATCAGATGTCGCAATTGCAGGCGCGGTGGCTATCGCTTGGGCTATCTCGAAAGCCATCGATGGAGAAAATTGGCAACACATTTGTGATCAGCTCCCCACAGTTGCCAAAATAGCACAAGAGAAACGCGTAACTACATTTAGTCCATCAATGGCTGCTCGCATTGAATTAGCATTACAAATAGCCAGAAATTCAATGGGGGTTGAACAAGGTATGGAGCAGATATATCAATTAGTTGGCGCAGGAACGAGTACTATCGAATCGGTTCCGGCAGCAATTGCGATGGTGGAATTATCTGGGACCGATCCTAATCGCTGCGCTGTATTGTGCGCAAACTTAGGTGGAGATACAGATACTATTGGTGCAATGGCTACCGCAATTTGTGGTGCTCTGCACGGCATTGATGCCATCGACGCACAGCTAAAGCAGCAATTAGATGAGGCCAATCAACTTGATTTCACCCACTATAGCCAAGCCTTTATGGTATTTCGGGCAAAAAGAGAGGATTTATGAAACCCATTGAATTAATGACTCATATTCCTCATCTTACAAATCAACGACCTGTCTGTGTGGTTGGCGCAGCAGTGATTGATGTCATTGCCGATGCCTATTCGCTGCCTTATCGAGGTAGCGATATCGAATTACACCAACAGAGCGTCAATATTGGGGGTTGCGCGCTGAATATCGCCTTTGCTTTGCACCGTTTAGGCATCAAGTCGTTAAATGCATTGCCCATCGGTCAAGGTATCTGGGCCGATATTATTCGTAATAACCTCAGTAAAAATGGTGTTAGCTCGGTAATCGAAACAGATCAAGGGGATAATGGTTGGTGTTTAGCGCTCGTGGAACCCGATGGAGAAAGGACGTTTCTCTCAATCAGTGGTGTAGAAAACCATTGGGATCGCCACAGATTAGATAACCTCCCTATTCAGGACAACACTATCCTGTACCTTTCTGGCTACCAATTAGCGGCTAAATGTGGGGATGTTTTGCTTTCATGGGCTGAATCAATTGCAGATAAAACCACCTTATTTATCGACTTTGGTCCACGAATTGCTGACCTTTCCAGCTCACAATTTTCGCGCTTAATGGCATTAGACCCCATTCTTTCATTAAATCGCCAAGAAATAGAGCATATTACTACCTTGTTCCCTGAATTCGCTCATTCAACAATGGATACGGAAGAATTAGCAAATGTGTGGTTTGAGCAATTTGCTTGTCCACTAATCATCAGAGTGGATAAAGAAGGTGCATTCTATCGCGACGCGCTATCATCAGGTTGGGTTCCTCCATTTGAAACAACCGTTGTTGACACCATCGGTGCCGGTGATAGCCATGCGGGCGGGGTTATTGCGGGGCTGGCTTCTGGCTGGTCAATGCATGATGCTGTGCTCTTAGGGAATGCCGTGGCGTCCTATGTCGTCAGCCACCGCGGAGGCGACTGCGCACCGTTTACAGAACAACTCATTAGCTATTTACAGCGATATTAATTCCTTGAAGAGAAAGAGCACGCCCTTTCTCTCGAGGTTGTTGACCAAGTGGGATAAAAGCGTGGTTTTTCCCACTTGGTGTTATCAGGCGAAAATCAACGTATTGATTTTCCTTGTTTATTTTCAAAACCTATCCAACCTGCCGCCAAACATGTTATGTTTGTCAGCAGTCTGAAGAGAAAGGGCACGCCCTTTCTCTTTTATTCTTCAGAAACAAAAACATACATATCACCCCGACATTGATTAACGCTGTATTCAATCGGAATATTTTGATGATCAAAAGCGACCTGTTTTATCACTAAAATTGGCACCGTATTTTCTAGCTGAATATGCGTTTGAAAATCAGCATCTGGCATCCGTGCACTCACTTTACTTTTTGTTCTCACAGGGAAAATATTCTGACGACGGAAGTAATCGTACAAGGATAAACCGATATCATCGACATCATCGATTAACCCAATAGGTACATAAGACTCTTCTATAGATACGGGCTGTTCATCCACATAACGAATACGTTTTAGCATGAATACTTCGCTATTGACGGGAAGCGATAAAAACTCAGCGACCTCCTGTGAGCATTGCACCACGCTTTTATTAATCCATAAGGTATCTGGTTTTTTACCTAATAAAACAACTTGTTGAGAAAAACCTTTCGCTTCCTTTAATGAATATTCAAACTTATCACTGATTTTAGTGCCATACCCTTGCGTACGGATAATCACACCTTCTTGTTCAAGTAATTCCATCGCTTTACGAACGGTAATACGAGAAACCCCTGTTTGCTGCCCCAATTCCCTTTCACTTGGCAACATATTCCCTTGATGTAAAATCCCCGTTCGAACGGCAAGTTTAACCGTCTCAGCAAATTTGACGTAGAGGGGCGTGTTATCCGTTTCGGCCAGGCGAGTACAAAGCTGTTGGATCAGTGATAAGTGCGCATCATTCATATTGGGTCAGTTACCTAAAAATTACAGCAAAAATCAATCATACCATTATCCATAAGCTTAGGGGCTGTTTATCTTTGCTGCTGATTTTTATCGCTAAAACAGGTCAAAAAACAATCCAAACATGGCTAAATGTATCCCTCGTGCTGACTGACAACGATTTGAATTAAATATTGTCCCTAAACGCTGCCCTATGGGTTCGATTAAAGCACGTTTCACTTATTTGATGCTGCGTTGAGAGGCTCCTGCCGAGTTAACTTGGCGACGAACCCCTCCCCTAACATGGCTTTAATTCGAATAAAACTTGACCATCAAAGATAAACAGACCCTAGAGCAACCAATTGAATTTGATAGTTTTATTGATGAATTGTTTTTTATAAAACCGAAACTTAAACAACATAGAAATCACTCAGGCGAACTGCCTTTGTAATACACCGTTTTTTGCGCAATAGGCAAGGAGAGTTGGGATTGTATCCCTTCAAGAGTGCCTTGAGTTAACTTTGCAAGCCCACGATAGAAATCACTGTTTGCCTGCGCAATAAACACCTCAAGAAAGCGCCCAGACCAAGGTAAAAGGTGCCAAGCCAGTAATTCTTCAAGGTCATTGCGTCTGTCTTGCTCCGCCAGCCATGCTGCTAACATTAAAATTAAACCGATGTGATCTTCCGGCTCTTTTTGCGTTGTGGCAGGCTCAATTCCTTTTGCTCGCATCCATTGGCGCAATTCAACGGTAGAGTCCCCAAAAACAATATTTTCTTTATCTAACCACACCGAGCCCCAAGGCGGTGCAGGTAAAGCATACGGCCCAATAAATAACCGCTGCCATGCTTCATCTAATGGCTCATTTTTCTTTACCGAATCGTCAAATAATCCGTTAATCTCACAAAGTGAAGACAAGGGAAATGGCCACTCTTCATGCCATGTCGGCTCTCGCATAATCGCGATCAGCTCCGCATTATTCTCACTGTCGGGAGCAAAATAAAATAAAGAACCTAAAACCCGCCCCGTTACAGCAACGTGCTCAAGAAATTGCCCATTATGCATATTGATTATCTCTACGTTTTCAACGTAGGGAACTGACGCCCTACGTTGCGATATTTTATCGATTAGGCGACTGCCATTCCTACAGTCATATGTAGACCATAGAACAGCCCACGTCCAATGAGTTCACCAAACAATACCAATAATGTGCCAATGAATAAACTGATAACAGATGGCTGATTTTGCTTCATCAATGGTAAAATCCATAACATCAAGCCAAGGCTTGTTGCCACTAAACGTACCATTTGTAGCATACCAAAGTCTGGAACTAGAGCACTCGCACTTTGAACTGATGTCGCTATCAGTGAAATTTCACCACTTTGTACCAATACGGAAGCAATTGTAATGACATACGCTACGATGCTAATCAATGCGAGTCGTCCACTGTGGCACGGGAACTTCGCAATACGTAGCAGCAGCGTGCCTAATATCGGTCCGACGACAAAGACCGTCATAAAGAAGCCTATCGTGGTGTGTGGGGTATTCCATGTTGGCACTGTGCTTATCATATACACACGTGTCATAGCCCAGACAAATAACAGCCCCATCACCATGGTGATAAGCAAGCCAATTTTACCGAGTCCTTCAGGCATTTTTTTCAGTACAGCCAACAGCCACCATAAGCCACCTAGCGCAAAAAAGATTGAACCAAACAGCACTTCGTTACTTAATGATGATGAAAAAACACGGTTCATTGAGTTAAATGCTCGCAGCGGTGACCCCATGTGCATCATTGAAGCCAAAAAGCCTAAGCCCATCAATACCCACAACGCCAACATTGCATTCACAATGCGTTGCTTTTGCAGCTTATCCTCCGTCGATAACCATGCGAGACCTGTCACAATCACTGCCCCCGCAATACTTTGCCCTAATACCGTAAACAGGATCAACGGCCATTCATGTAATCCATTGCCCATCTTATACCTCCCTTGGGTTAGCTAAGTGGCCCGTGGTGTCGTTCACTGGGCGGCTATTGGCATTCGGCTTAATGACAATATTGGGTTTGGTGTAATGCGCTTCTGGCAATGGGGCGATTTCCGCCAGTGTGCCATAGGTGTTACGCAGCTCTTCGATTGGGCCAAAATCCAATGCACGCAACGGGCAAGATTCAGCACATATCGGTTTTTTCCCGTCCGCCACACGCTCATAGCAACCATCACATTTCGTCATATGCCCTTTTTCGGCATTAAATTGCGGTGCGCCATATGGGCAAGCCATGTGGCAGTAACGGCAGCCGATACAAACACTTTCATCCACCACCACAAAACCATCTTCACGTTTATGCATTGCTCCACTTGGACAAACTTTGACGCAAGCAGGATCTTCACAGTGGTTGCAAGAGATTGATAGGTAATAGCTAAAAACATTTTGGTGCCATACGCCATTGTCTTCTTGCCAGTCACCGCCGGTATACTCATAAATACGCCTAAAATTCACTTCAGGAGATAAATTTTTGTAGTCTTTGCACGCAAGTTCGCACGTTTTACACCCCGTACAACGGGCTGAATCAATATAAAAACCATATTGCGTTGTCATGATTTATCTCCTCCCTATACCCGAGCCACTTCAACAAGATTACTGTGCTGCGGGTTACCTTTTGCCAGCGGCGACGGGCGCTGCGTGGTCAGAACGTTAAGGCTTCCCCCATGATCTATCTTGTTTTCATCTGGTGCATACCATGCCCCTTCCCCCATCGCCACAACGCCCGGAATGATCCGCGGCGTCACTTTCGC of the Providencia rettgeri genome contains:
- a CDS encoding DMSO/selenate family reductase complex B subunit produces the protein MTTQYGFYIDSARCTGCKTCELACKDYKNLSPEVNFRRIYEYTGGDWQEDNGVWHQNVFSYYLSISCNHCEDPACVKVCPSGAMHKREDGFVVVDESVCIGCRYCHMACPYGAPQFNAEKGHMTKCDGCYERVADGKKPICAESCPLRALDFGPIEELRNTYGTLAEIAPLPEAHYTKPNIVIKPNANSRPVNDTTGHLANPREV